The following are encoded in a window of Streptomyces sp. SAT1 genomic DNA:
- a CDS encoding tannase/feruloyl esterase family alpha/beta hydrolase translates to MRLSRGVPLATAALLTGVAAWPAPVAAATGADDHCGHGGRLRVPGAAFVQTACLPDLTTTGLAGTPYTDMADQAGLTARDTRVPSGVPGVQIDGYFPDSSHFNTTHGWRHDAQFVIRLPDHWNGGLVVTGAPGTRKQYATDKAISDQVLAQGYAYAATDKGNSSADFYRDEARPGEAVAEWNTRTTQLTRAARGVLTERYGRAPRRTYMTGMSNGGYLTRWQLEHHPELYDGGVDWEGALWTAGGPNLLTSLPAAVARSLGSAGDSALYAVGFARGSEFLWPYHEQACWGVTQKIYRAEFDPGYDPACPGASAGSTPEQILAPCPSDAAYDYAARPASVHRAVARVALTGRIGKPLITLHGDLDSLLPRAADSDVYARMVDASGRGALHRYYTIEGGTHVDGLYDTYPDRLRPILPCYRSAFDALAAWVEHGVRPPADRTVGRPASGDVVDSCALGGRAPGHQDRGRRISGRVPYG, encoded by the coding sequence GTGCGTCTGTCCCGTGGAGTCCCGCTCGCCACCGCCGCGCTGCTGACCGGTGTCGCCGCCTGGCCCGCCCCGGTGGCCGCCGCGACCGGGGCCGACGACCACTGCGGGCACGGGGGCCGGCTGCGGGTGCCGGGCGCGGCCTTCGTCCAGACGGCGTGTCTGCCCGATCTGACCACCACCGGACTCGCCGGAACCCCTTACACGGACATGGCCGACCAGGCCGGGCTGACCGCCCGGGACACGCGCGTGCCTTCCGGTGTGCCCGGTGTGCAGATCGACGGCTACTTCCCGGACTCCTCGCACTTCAACACCACGCACGGGTGGCGGCACGACGCGCAGTTCGTGATCCGGCTGCCGGACCACTGGAACGGCGGTCTGGTGGTCACCGGAGCGCCGGGCACACGCAAGCAGTACGCCACGGACAAGGCCATCTCGGACCAGGTGCTGGCTCAGGGCTACGCCTACGCCGCCACGGACAAGGGCAACAGTTCGGCCGACTTCTATCGCGACGAGGCCCGGCCCGGCGAGGCGGTCGCCGAGTGGAACACGCGCACCACCCAGCTCACGCGCGCCGCACGCGGTGTGCTCACCGAACGGTACGGCCGCGCACCGCGCCGGACGTACATGACCGGCATGTCCAACGGCGGATACCTCACGCGCTGGCAGCTTGAGCACCATCCGGAGCTGTACGACGGCGGCGTGGACTGGGAGGGCGCCCTGTGGACGGCGGGCGGTCCGAACCTGCTCACCTCGCTGCCCGCCGCCGTGGCCCGGTCCCTGGGGTCGGCCGGTGACTCGGCACTGTACGCCGTGGGGTTCGCGCGCGGATCGGAGTTCCTGTGGCCCTACCACGAGCAGGCGTGCTGGGGGGTGACGCAGAAGATCTACCGTGCCGAGTTCGACCCCGGCTACGACCCGGCCTGCCCCGGAGCGTCGGCCGGGAGCACGCCGGAGCAGATCCTGGCGCCGTGCCCCTCCGACGCCGCCTACGACTACGCCGCACGTCCCGCCTCCGTGCACCGCGCGGTGGCCCGTGTGGCACTGACCGGGCGGATCGGCAAACCGCTGATCACACTGCACGGTGATCTGGACTCGCTGCTCCCCCGGGCCGCGGACTCCGATGTGTACGCGCGCATGGTCGACGCGAGCGGCCGGGGTGCTCTGCACCGGTACTACACGATCGAGGGCGGCACACACGTCGACGGGCTGTACGACACCTATCCGGACCGGCTGCGGCCGATCCTGCCCTGTTACCGGTCCGCTTTCGACGCTCTGGCGGCGTGGGTGGAGCACGGTGTGCGGCCGCCCGCGGACCGGACCGTCGGCAGGCCCGCGAGCGGTGATGTGGTCGACTCCTGCGCCCTGGGCGGACGGGCACCCGGACATCAGGACCGCGGCCGGCGGATCAGCGGTCGAGTTCCTTACGGGTGA